Proteins co-encoded in one Brassica rapa cultivar Chiifu-401-42 chromosome A02, CAAS_Brap_v3.01, whole genome shotgun sequence genomic window:
- the LOC103850566 gene encoding type I inositol polyphosphate 5-phosphatase 10 isoform X1: MCVCTLSMCSFRIFLDFVLIFAESQSEIVVESLLSSSNLRSSMPTQQLQSLRVFVATWNVGGKSPHSGLDLDDLLHVHSEFDIYVLGFQEIVPLNAGNVLVLGDNEPAAKWLAMINQSLNKSSASSSSSSSGGRLGPKTPSFGAGSMFFAKPSLKKISESFRTDCRRKLKICNCSSFSEEIVKKYGRESCFRCPESLVNQTDLLCDDDEEEDDDEDDEDDDEDEEGGGKVASVVSNQMMMKYGLVASKQMVGIFLTVWMRKELIQHVTHLRISCVTRGIMGCLGNKGCIAVSLQLYKTSFCFICSHLASGEREGDERRRNSDVIEILKNTTFPRICRTSFTRVPNRITKHDRVIWLGDLNYRIALSYTETKTLLDKNAWDTLLNKDQLKIERDAGRVFKGWHEGKIFFAPTYKYSYNSDAYAGDTTKEKKNKRRTPAWCDRILWHGDGIRQLSYVRGESRFSDHRPVCSVFVVNVEVCEGRTGARRQ; the protein is encoded by the exons atgtgtgtttgtACTTTGTCTATGTGTAGCTTCAGAATATTTTTAgactttgttttaatttttgcaGAGTCTCAATCCGAAATAGTAGTTGAATCTCTGTTATCTTCAAGCAATCTCAGATCTTCAATGCCCACTCAACAACTCCAGTCCTTAAG AGTCTTTGTGGCAACATGGAACGTGGGAGGGAAGTCTCCACACTCTGGTCTTGATCTTGATGATTTGCTTCACGTCCACAGCGAGTTTGATATATACGTTTTAGG ttttcagGAGATTGTTCCATTGAATGCTGGAAATGTCCTTGTCCTTGGAGACAACGAGCCTGCTGCTAAATGGTTAGCTATGATCAACCAGTCCTTGAACAAATCATCAgcatcgtcatcatcatcatcctctggTGGAAGACTTGGTCCTAAAACCCCATCTTTTGGCGCTGGATCGATGTTCTTTGCCAAACCTTCTTTGAAGAAGATCAGTGAGAGTTTCAGAACGGATTGCAGGAGGAAGCTGAAGATATGTAACTGCAGCTCCTTCTCTGAAGAGATTGTGAAAAAGTACGGGAGAGAATCTTGTTTCAGGTGTCCAGAATCTCTTGTTAACCAAACTGATTTACTTTGTGATGACGAcgaggaagaggatgatgatgaggatgatgaggatgatgatgaagatgaggaaGGTGGAGGAAAGGTTGCTTCTGTTGTAAGCAACCAGATGATGATGAAGTATGGTCTAGTGGCATCAAAGCAAATGGTGGGAATATTCCTCACTGTGTGGATGAGAAAGGAGCTTATTCAACATGTTACTCATCTCAGAATCTCTTGTGTCACCCGTGGAATCATGGGTTGCTTAGGAAACAAG GGATGCATAGCTGTGAGTTTGCAGCTCTACAAGACGAGCTTCTGCTTCATTTGTAGTCATCTAGCTTCCGGTGAGAGAGAAGGAGATGAACGCCGCAGAAACTCAGATGTTATTGAGATTCTCAAGAACACAACTTTCCCTAGAATCTGCAGAACGTCTTTCACCCGTGTCCCCAATAGAATCACTAAGCATGA TCGGGTCATCTGGCTTGGAGATTTGAATTATAGAATAGCTTTAAGTTACACAGAAACAAAGACACTCTTGGATAAAAACGCGTGGGACACTCTTCTTAACAAAGATCAG CTCAAGATTGAAAGAGACGCAGGAAGAGTGTTTAAAGGATGGCACGAAGGCAAAATCTTCTTTGCACCAACTTATAAGTACTCTTATAACTCAGATGCTTACGCAGGAGACACTaccaaagagaagaagaacaagagaagaACTCCCGCCTG GTGCGACAGGATTCTTTGGCACGGTGATGGAATTCGGCAGCTCTCGTACGTCCGCGGCGAGTCGCGATTCTCCGATCACCGGCCGGTATGCTCCGTGTTTGTCGTCAACGTTGAGGTTTGCGAGGGTAGAACCGGAGCTAGGAGACAATAG
- the LOC103850566 gene encoding type I inositol polyphosphate 5-phosphatase 10 isoform X2: protein MSDPLYIFNKKSQSEIVVESLLSSSNLRSSMPTQQLQSLRVFVATWNVGGKSPHSGLDLDDLLHVHSEFDIYVLGFQEIVPLNAGNVLVLGDNEPAAKWLAMINQSLNKSSASSSSSSSGGRLGPKTPSFGAGSMFFAKPSLKKISESFRTDCRRKLKICNCSSFSEEIVKKYGRESCFRCPESLVNQTDLLCDDDEEEDDDEDDEDDDEDEEGGGKVASVVSNQMMMKYGLVASKQMVGIFLTVWMRKELIQHVTHLRISCVTRGIMGCLGNKGCIAVSLQLYKTSFCFICSHLASGEREGDERRRNSDVIEILKNTTFPRICRTSFTRVPNRITKHDRVIWLGDLNYRIALSYTETKTLLDKNAWDTLLNKDQLKIERDAGRVFKGWHEGKIFFAPTYKYSYNSDAYAGDTTKEKKNKRRTPAWCDRILWHGDGIRQLSYVRGESRFSDHRPVCSVFVVNVEVCEGRTGARRQ from the exons ATGTCGGATCCACTTTACATATTTAATAAGA AGTCTCAATCCGAAATAGTAGTTGAATCTCTGTTATCTTCAAGCAATCTCAGATCTTCAATGCCCACTCAACAACTCCAGTCCTTAAG AGTCTTTGTGGCAACATGGAACGTGGGAGGGAAGTCTCCACACTCTGGTCTTGATCTTGATGATTTGCTTCACGTCCACAGCGAGTTTGATATATACGTTTTAGG ttttcagGAGATTGTTCCATTGAATGCTGGAAATGTCCTTGTCCTTGGAGACAACGAGCCTGCTGCTAAATGGTTAGCTATGATCAACCAGTCCTTGAACAAATCATCAgcatcgtcatcatcatcatcctctggTGGAAGACTTGGTCCTAAAACCCCATCTTTTGGCGCTGGATCGATGTTCTTTGCCAAACCTTCTTTGAAGAAGATCAGTGAGAGTTTCAGAACGGATTGCAGGAGGAAGCTGAAGATATGTAACTGCAGCTCCTTCTCTGAAGAGATTGTGAAAAAGTACGGGAGAGAATCTTGTTTCAGGTGTCCAGAATCTCTTGTTAACCAAACTGATTTACTTTGTGATGACGAcgaggaagaggatgatgatgaggatgatgaggatgatgatgaagatgaggaaGGTGGAGGAAAGGTTGCTTCTGTTGTAAGCAACCAGATGATGATGAAGTATGGTCTAGTGGCATCAAAGCAAATGGTGGGAATATTCCTCACTGTGTGGATGAGAAAGGAGCTTATTCAACATGTTACTCATCTCAGAATCTCTTGTGTCACCCGTGGAATCATGGGTTGCTTAGGAAACAAG GGATGCATAGCTGTGAGTTTGCAGCTCTACAAGACGAGCTTCTGCTTCATTTGTAGTCATCTAGCTTCCGGTGAGAGAGAAGGAGATGAACGCCGCAGAAACTCAGATGTTATTGAGATTCTCAAGAACACAACTTTCCCTAGAATCTGCAGAACGTCTTTCACCCGTGTCCCCAATAGAATCACTAAGCATGA TCGGGTCATCTGGCTTGGAGATTTGAATTATAGAATAGCTTTAAGTTACACAGAAACAAAGACACTCTTGGATAAAAACGCGTGGGACACTCTTCTTAACAAAGATCAG CTCAAGATTGAAAGAGACGCAGGAAGAGTGTTTAAAGGATGGCACGAAGGCAAAATCTTCTTTGCACCAACTTATAAGTACTCTTATAACTCAGATGCTTACGCAGGAGACACTaccaaagagaagaagaacaagagaagaACTCCCGCCTG GTGCGACAGGATTCTTTGGCACGGTGATGGAATTCGGCAGCTCTCGTACGTCCGCGGCGAGTCGCGATTCTCCGATCACCGGCCGGTATGCTCCGTGTTTGTCGTCAACGTTGAGGTTTGCGAGGGTAGAACCGGAGCTAGGAGACAATAG